The sequence ATCAACTCCAACCGGATCATCGCCCTGACTTTTGCCGTGGGCGCTGGGCTTGCCGCCGCAGCGGGCATCATGGTCGGCCTGTACTACGGGTCGGTCAACTACACCATGGGGTTCGTGCCCGGCATCAAGGCGTTCGCCGCGGCCGTGCTCGGCGGCATCGGCAACATCACCGGCGCTCTGGTCGGCGGGCTGATCATCGGCATGGTAGAAATCTTCGCCGCCGGATACATCTCCGGCGAGTACAAGGACGTGTTCGCCTTCATCATCCTGATCGGCGTGCTGTACTTCAAACCCACCGGCATCATGGGAGAGAACGTTGACGATACGCGAGTCTAAACGACTGTGGCTTGCCTGCGGCGTCGGGCTGGCCTGGTTCCTCCTGCTGCTGTGGCCGCTGCTCGGCATCAAGCCCGATACCCTGGAATTCGCCACGACCTTCAAGGTCTTCGGCTATGTGGCCGTAGCCGCCGTGTTCATCATGTTCTTCTATCAGGTCAAGGAGGCGGGCTACCTCGACGCCGTGGGCGGACCCGCCAAGCAGGCCACCACCGCGCTGGGCAAGGCCTATGACAAGGCACCCACCTGGTTGCTGCTGGGCATTGTCCTGGCCGCTGCCATCGTCTACCCCCTGGTCACCGGGCGCTATGCTCACGACGTGGCCATCAGCGTGCTTATTTACGTCTGCCTCGGTCTGGGGTTGAACATCGTCATCGGCCTGGCCGGCCTGCTCGACCTCGGGTACATCGCCTTCTACGGTGTGGGCGCGTACACCTACGCCATCCTGAGCATCAACTACGGCATTTCCTTCTGGCTCTGCCTGCCCATCGCGGCGATCATCGCGGCCATCGCGGGCTGCATCATTGGCTATCCGACCCTGCGCATGCGCGGCGACTATCTGGCCATCGTCACATTGGGCTTCGGTGAAATCGTCCGGCTCATCCTGAACAACTGGATGTCCCTGACCAACGGCCCCAACGGTATCCTGTCCATCCCCCGGCCCGAGCTTTTCGGCTACGAATTCCGCTCGCTGTCGAGCATGTATTATATCATCCTCGGCCTGGCCGTGCTGACCATCCTGGCCGTGTACCGGCTCAACTATTCGCGCATCGGGCGTGCCTGGGAGGCCATCCGCGAGGACGAGACCGCAGCCGAGCTCATGGGC is a genomic window of uncultured Pseudodesulfovibrio sp. containing:
- a CDS encoding branched-chain amino acid ABC transporter permease yields the protein MTIRESKRLWLACGVGLAWFLLLLWPLLGIKPDTLEFATTFKVFGYVAVAAVFIMFFYQVKEAGYLDAVGGPAKQATTALGKAYDKAPTWLLLGIVLAAAIVYPLVTGRYAHDVAISVLIYVCLGLGLNIVIGLAGLLDLGYIAFYGVGAYTYAILSINYGISFWLCLPIAAIIAAIAGCIIGYPTLRMRGDYLAIVTLGFGEIVRLILNNWMSLTNGPNGILSIPRPELFGYEFRSLSSMYYIILGLAVLTILAVYRLNYSRIGRAWEAIREDETAAELMGVNTFLLKLLAYAMGATFAGIAGAFFAARMKFVGPESFTFLESAMVLAMVILGGMGSIPGVILGVLALVALPELFREFELYRMLVFGGAMTLMMLVRPAGIWPAKRVGRRSEEAE